Proteins encoded in a region of the Panicum hallii strain FIL2 chromosome 3, PHallii_v3.1, whole genome shotgun sequence genome:
- the LOC112887509 gene encoding lysophospholipid acyltransferase LPEAT1-like isoform X1: MAPNDAATTVPSEPESVGGRMSSDTRPLLSSPSPSPSPSPSSASAAPVQESIEELDRRYAPYARRDAYGPMGLAPVGAVEAFRLAVAAVVLVPLRVVAGMLVLVVYYLVCRVCTLRVEEEREGGEGDGYARLEGWRREGVVRCGRALSRAMLFVFGFYWIPEYDCRFPDAEDGHADQSKEMERPGAIVSNHVSYVDILYHMSASFPSFVAKRSVARLPLVGLISKCLGCIFVQRESKTSDFKGVSGAVTERIQRAHQQKNAPMMLLFPEGTTTNGDYLLPFKTGAFIAKAPVQPVILRYPYKRFNPAWESMSGARHVFLLLCQFVNYLEVIHLPVYYPSEQEKNDAKLYANNVRKLMAVEGNLILSDLGLAEKRVYHAALNGNSLPRVLHQKDD, from the exons ATGGCTCCAAACGACGCCGCTACCACCGTTCCGTCCGAGCCGGAGAGCGTCGGCGGCCGGATGAGCAGCGACACTAGGCCGCTCCTCTCGtcgccctcgccctcgccctccccctccccctcctcagcctccgccgcgccggTGCAGGAGAGCATAGAGGAGCTGGACCGGAGGTACGCGCCATACGCGCGGCGGGACGCGTACGGGCCGATGGGCCTCGCCCCCGTGGGTGCGGTGGAGGCGTTCCGGCTGGCTGTCGCGGCGGTCGTGCTCGTTCCACTCCGGGTCGTGGCAGGCATGCTCGTCCTCGTGGTCTACTACCTCGTATGCCGCGTGTGCACGCTGCGGGTGGAGGAGGAGCGGGAGGGCGGCGAAGGGGACGGGTACGCGCGGCTGGAGGGGTGGAGGCGGGAGGGGGTTGTGCGGTGCGGCCGCGCGCTCTCTCGCGCCATGTTGTTCGTCTTCGGGTTCTACTGGATCCCGGAGTACGACTGCCGCTTCCCCGATGCTGAG GATGGGCATGCGGACCAGTCTAAAGAAATGGAAAGGCCTGGGGCTATTGTATCTAATCATGTTTCTTATGTGGATATTCTTTATCACATGTCAGCCTCTTTTCCCAGTTTTGTGGCTAAG AGATCAGTAGCCAGATTGCCCCTAGTTGGTCTCATAAG CAAATGTCTTGGATGCATTTTTGTTCAGCGGGAGTCTAAAACATCAGATTTCAAAGGTGTTTCAG GTGCTGTAACGGAAAGAATCCAGCGTGCTCATCAACAGAAAAATGCGCCAATGATGCTACTCTTTCCTG AGGGCACAACTACAAATGGGGATTATCTCCTTCCATTCAAGACAGGTGCTTTTATTGCAAaagcaccagttcagccagtcaTTTTAAGATATCCTTACAAAAGATTTAATCCAGCATGGGAGTCCATGTCAGGG GCACGCCATGTATTTCTGCTCCTTTGTCAATTTGTAAATTATCTAGAGGTGATCCATTTGCCTGTCTACTATCCTTCCGAGCAAGAAAAGAATGATGCTAAACTCTATGCGAATAATGTGCGAAAATTAATGGCAGTGGAG GGAAACTTAATTCTTTCAGACCTAGGGCTGGCAGAGAAGCGAGTATACCATGCAGCACTGAATGGTAATAGTCTACCTCGTGTTTTACATCAGAAAGATGATTGA
- the LOC112887429 gene encoding uncharacterized protein LOC112887429, with the protein MPSAAGGATHKGGIKAYWKRRGYDRLDAAAAQRRPRLLTAELGGGEARPEPGRRRRGWRVRRRAGAAGRRLLRALSPRRLLARLRDAYVNAMLRLASSAAVAGYGAAGPYCTAADPFARPRPLTRDYDEKALVEIYRAILARGEAAPAVATARLPAAV; encoded by the coding sequence ATGCcgagcgccgccggcggcgccacccacAAGGGCGGCATCAAGGCCTACTGGAAGCGCCGCGGCTACGACCGcctcgacgccgccgcggcgcagcgccgcccgcgcctcctcaccgccgagctcggcggcggcgaggcgcggccgGAGCCGGGCAGGCGCCGGCGCGGGTGGCGCGTGCGCCGGCGCGCGGGCGCCGCCGGgcggcgcctcctccgcgcGCTCTCGCCGCGGCGGCTGCTGGCGCGGCTCCGCGACGCCTACGTGAACGCCATGCTCCGGCTCgcgtcctccgccgccgtcgccggctACGGCGCCGCGGGGCCCTACTGCACGGCGGCCGACCCCTtcgcgcggccgcggccgctcaCCAGGGACTACGACGAGAAGGCGCTCGTCGAGATCTACCGGGCCATCCTCGCGCGCGGGGAGGCCGCGCCGGCGGTCGCCACCGCCCGGCTGCCCGCGGCGGTCTGA
- the LOC112887509 gene encoding lysophospholipid acyltransferase LPEAT1-like isoform X2, which produces MAPNDAATTVPSEPESVGGRMSSDTRPLLSSPSPSPSPSPSSASAAPVQESIEELDRRYAPYARRDAYGPMGLAPVGAVEAFRLAVAAVVLVPLRVVAGMLVLVVYYLVCRVCTLRVEEEREGGEGDGYARLEGWRREGVVRCGRALSRAMLFVFGFYWIPEYDCRFPDAEDGHADQSKEMERPGAIVSNHVSYVDILYHMSASFPSFVAKRSVARLPLVGLISKCLGCIFVQRESKTSDFKGVSGAVTERIQRAHQQKNAPMMLLFPEGTTTNGDYLLPFKTGAFIAKAPVQPVILRYPYKRFNPAWESMSGARHVFLLLCQFVNYLEVIHLPVYYPSEQEKNDAKLYANNVRKLMAVEGNLILSDLGLAEKRVYHAALNGLLCQS; this is translated from the exons ATGGCTCCAAACGACGCCGCTACCACCGTTCCGTCCGAGCCGGAGAGCGTCGGCGGCCGGATGAGCAGCGACACTAGGCCGCTCCTCTCGtcgccctcgccctcgccctccccctccccctcctcagcctccgccgcgccggTGCAGGAGAGCATAGAGGAGCTGGACCGGAGGTACGCGCCATACGCGCGGCGGGACGCGTACGGGCCGATGGGCCTCGCCCCCGTGGGTGCGGTGGAGGCGTTCCGGCTGGCTGTCGCGGCGGTCGTGCTCGTTCCACTCCGGGTCGTGGCAGGCATGCTCGTCCTCGTGGTCTACTACCTCGTATGCCGCGTGTGCACGCTGCGGGTGGAGGAGGAGCGGGAGGGCGGCGAAGGGGACGGGTACGCGCGGCTGGAGGGGTGGAGGCGGGAGGGGGTTGTGCGGTGCGGCCGCGCGCTCTCTCGCGCCATGTTGTTCGTCTTCGGGTTCTACTGGATCCCGGAGTACGACTGCCGCTTCCCCGATGCTGAG GATGGGCATGCGGACCAGTCTAAAGAAATGGAAAGGCCTGGGGCTATTGTATCTAATCATGTTTCTTATGTGGATATTCTTTATCACATGTCAGCCTCTTTTCCCAGTTTTGTGGCTAAG AGATCAGTAGCCAGATTGCCCCTAGTTGGTCTCATAAG CAAATGTCTTGGATGCATTTTTGTTCAGCGGGAGTCTAAAACATCAGATTTCAAAGGTGTTTCAG GTGCTGTAACGGAAAGAATCCAGCGTGCTCATCAACAGAAAAATGCGCCAATGATGCTACTCTTTCCTG AGGGCACAACTACAAATGGGGATTATCTCCTTCCATTCAAGACAGGTGCTTTTATTGCAAaagcaccagttcagccagtcaTTTTAAGATATCCTTACAAAAGATTTAATCCAGCATGGGAGTCCATGTCAGGG GCACGCCATGTATTTCTGCTCCTTTGTCAATTTGTAAATTATCTAGAGGTGATCCATTTGCCTGTCTACTATCCTTCCGAGCAAGAAAAGAATGATGCTAAACTCTATGCGAATAATGTGCGAAAATTAATGGCAGTGGAG GGAAACTTAATTCTTTCAGACCTAGGGCTGGCAGAGAAGCGAGTATACCATGCAGCACTGAATG GATTGTTGTGTCAAAGCTAG
- the LOC112887035 gene encoding putative disease resistance RPP13-like protein 3: MVLPLEQAAAAAVLNNVMGRLFEALGLGQTYKTLKDLEPESESLLQDLRMLAAAVDDELTGSRGARRTAVARAYSREMRALTHDVEDCIERFVHRVAGGRLEGASWLRRAARRVRTLRTCYRFAAEIKRLKKRVQEASARVLKPPEGQIPGSRRRAADHAARRPVGIDKPMEELLALLDLDQVEGQPRVIAVVGFGGVGKTTLAWAVCHAAPVVDAFPCRPWVAVRSPEEGDAAGILENIHQQLLPGQQYSESSLTKYLKDKRYLIVIDDVDDIEEEQWDTITSAFEKNRQGSRIVVTTTFRATANRRSNANGCVYKMRTLGMRDSMTIALGGRCTAELMQGSETLLKKCGGLPLALVSVARQLSGEDEPTGQFCSELCSKLGSYLEREDGEPNFARLRDVLMDSYTSLSDLTVRTSLLYLGIFPNDRPLRKNVIIRRWLAEGYARSEDITLSEQSVANGNFKTLIDRNIVLPVKTRKNAEVNMCKTHGIMHEFLLHRAMCEKFIMCSHTPSNQIVRHLFVHGDANDTQSTTTLKTDLSRVRSLTVRGNAGGAISDFGKYKLIRVLDLEECTDVNDSHVRKICKLWNLRYLSLGHNVKNLPKEIAKLKLLETLVLSKTVVNVLPMEVIGLPCLTNLIGKFKLSDQDWTSSSNLEGLSKNGLEDLFRKSKLETLAGFVSDGSHRQGFLQLMVHMKNLKKVKIWCQSTEDVGDNNHLNSELVKSIGQYIKSPMGAGDARSLSIDFQGVPGGSLNALQDLCPQNTSLQETYYLSSLKLHGSLSAYPGFVGMLSGLTELCLSSATISADLLFVISAMPFLLYLKLIADEIVGFVIKDGTYQSLRRLCFLVRNQNPVLPEVEEGALPELVSLQLLCKHLTGSSGIKIKRLTKLQEIELHPEISEPARQEWEEAARSHPNRPIILPFITVNDLVVNEPKKNPDASAEESGHEDVVIQGQLGDEAPRHSYVQHMPISTCNNSGLSNEMDDAAHHEPMESPAGTEEATLETATGEHLLIEEPLKHTPVHRHENSTVRPRTAGILGSTSDHSGLGQRGDLRNSKPQGKHVALQESTYENGIQGCSAEEAIRFFFC, translated from the exons ATGGTGCTACCACtggagcaagcggcggcggccgctgtcTTGAACAACGTCATGGGGAGGCTCTTCGAAGCTCTCGGCTTGGGGCAGACATACAAGACGCTGAAGGACCTCGAGCCAGAGAGCGAGTCCCTGCTGCAGGACCTCCGcatgctcgccgccgccgtggacgaCGAGCTTACCGGCTCGAGGGGCGCCCGCCGCACCGCCGTCGCGCGGGCCTACAGCAGGGAGATGCGCGCCCTGACGCACGACGTGGAGGACTGCATCGAGCGCTTCGTGCACCGCGTTGCCGGCGGCAGGCTGGAGGGCGCGTCGTggctccgccgcgccgcgcgcaggGTGCGCACGCTCCGCACCTGCTACCGGTTCGCGGCGGAGATCAAGAGGCTCAAGAAGCGCGTGCAGGAGGCGAGCGCCCGGGTGCTCAAGCCTCCTGAGGGCCAGATCCCCGGGTCCAGGCGGCGTGCCGCCGaccacgccgcgcgccgccccgtgGGCATAGACAAGCCTATGGAGGAGCTCCTCGCGCTCCTGGACCTGGACCAAGTGGAGGGCCAACCGAGGGTTATCGCCGTCGTTGGATTTGGTGGCGTGGGGAAAACTACTCTCGCCTGGGCAGTCTGTCACGCCGCCCCTGTCGTCGATGCATTCCCTTGTCGCCCTTGGGTCGCCGTGCGCTcgccggaggaaggcgatgccGCCGGCATTCTGGAGAATATACACCAGCAGCTTCTCCCGGGGCAGCAATACTCGGAATCTTCGCTCACCAAATACCTCAAGGATAAGAG GTATTTGATTGTTATTGATGATGTCGACGACATCGAGGAGGAGCAATGGGATACTATAACATCAGCCTTTGAAAAAAATAGACAAGGCAGCAGAATTGTAGTGACCACTACTTTTCGGGCCACAGCTAATAGACGTAGCAATGCTAACGGTTGTGTGTACAAAATGAGAACTCTTGGAATGAGAGACTCTATGACAATTGCTCTTGGCGGAAGATGTACAGCTGAGTTGATGCAGGGTTCGGAAACACTACTGAAGAAATGTGGCGGTCTTCCACTTGCTCTTGTCAGTGTGGCCAGACAGTTAAGTGGTGAAGATGAACCTACGGGGCAATTCTGCTCAGAATTATGCAGCAAGCTGGGTTCTTATCTTGAACGAGAAGATGGTGAGCCCAACTTCGCAAGGCTCCGTGATGTGCTTATGGATAGTTACACCAGTCTGTCTGACCTCACAGTCAGGACCTCTTTGCTATATCTTGGTATATTCCCTAATGATCGTCCTCTCAGGAAGAATGTCATAATCAGGCGGTGGCTAGCTGAAGGATATGCACGAAGCGAAGACATTACACTGAGTGAACAGAGTGTTGCAAATGGAAATTTTAAAACTCTCATCGACCGGAATATAGTCCTGCCTGTCAAAACAAGAAAAAATGCAGAAGTTAATATGTGTAAAACCCATGGCATCATGCATGAGTTCCTGCTGCACAGGGCCATGTGTGAGAAATTCATCATGTGCTCTCACACTCCAAGTAACCAAATAGTTCGTCACCTCTTTGTCCATGGTGATGCTAATGACACACAGTCCACAACAACCTTGAAGACGGACTTATCTCGTGTTCGGTCTCTGACAGTTCGTGGGAATGCAGGTGGTGCTATTTCTGATTTTGGCAAGTATAAACTGATAAGGGTCTTGGATCTCGAAGAATGCACTGACGTGAATGATAGTCATGTCAGGAAAATATGCAAGCTGTGGAATCTGAGATACCTGAGCCTCGGTCACAATGTAAAAAATCTTCCAAAGGAAATTGCAAAGCTCAAATTGTTGGAAACACTCGTTCTGAGCAAAACAGTGGTAAATGTGCTGCCAATGGAAGTCATCGGGCTTCCTTGTTTAACTAATCTGATTGGAAAGTTTAAGCTTTCGGATCAAGACTGGACATCAAGTAGTAATCTGGAGGGACTGTCTAAAAATGGACTTGAGGACTTGTTCAGAAAAAGCAAACTGGAGACACTAGCAGGATTTGTTAGCGATGGGAGCCACAGGCAAGGATTTCTGCAACTCATGGTGCATATGAAGAACCTGAAAAAGGTTAAGATATGGTGCCAGTCGACTGAAGATGTTGGAGACAATAACCACTTGAATTCTGAACTGGTAAAGTCCATTGGGCAGTACATCAAAAGTCCCATGGGTGCCGGAGATGCTCGCTCCCTGTCAATTGATTTTCAAGGAGTGCCCGGAGGATCACTTAATGCACTGCAAGACCTGTGTCCTCAGAACACATCTTTACAGGAAACATATTACCTCAGCTCACTGAAACTGCATGGCAGCTTATCAGCATATCCTGGATTTGTTGGCATGCTTTCAGGACTAACTGAACTGTGCCTTTCGTCTGCCACTATTTCTGCGGATCTTTTGTTTGTGATTAGTGCAATGCCATTCTTGCTTTATCTCAAACTGATTGCCGATGAGATTGTTGGTTTTGTCATTAAAGATGGGACATACCAAAGCTTGCGACGCCTGTGTTTTCTTGTGCGAAATCAGAACCCTGTCCTCCCTGAAGTTGAAGAAGGGGCTCTGCCAGAACTTGTCTCACTCCAGCTGCTATGTAAACACCTAACTGGTTCTTCAGGCATCAAAATTAAACGCCTCACAAAGCTCCAGGAAATCGAACTACATCCTGAAATCAGTGAGCCAGCAAGACAAGAGTGGGAAGAAGCGGCACGGAGCCATCCTAACAGGCCGATCATTTTGCCTTTCATAACTGTTAACGATCTGGTGGTCAATGAGCCTAAAAAGAACCCAGATGCCTCTGCAGAGGAATCAGGGCATGAGGATGTTGTCATCCAAGGGCAGCTAGGCGATGAGGCACCCAGACATTCTTATGTACAACATATGCCTATTTCCACTTGTAACAATTCTGGACTCAGCAATGAAATGGATGATGCTGCACACCATGAGCCCATGGAGAGTCCAGCAGGAACAGAGGAAGCAACTCTTGAAACCGCTACTGGTGAGCATCTGCTGATTGAGGAGCCATTGAAACACACTCCTGTGCATAGACATGAAAATAGTACAGTCCGACCAAGAACAGCTGGCATACTAGGTTCTACTTCTGATCATTCAGGACTTGGTCAAAGAGGTGATCTGAGGAACAGCAAGCCACAAGGGAAACATGTTGCTCTTCAGGAATCAACATATGAGAATGGAATCCAGGGGTGTTCAGCCGAGGAGGCAATAAGATTCTTCTTTTGCTGA